Proteins from a genomic interval of Oceanicoccus sp. KOV_DT_Chl:
- a CDS encoding acyl-CoA dehydrogenase family protein, with product MNFSYSEEQLDVIKLAQQILGDQTSNEQLKLIDQQADRFDNKLWSDLAEAGLLGVAIDTAYGGMGFGFETLCLLIEEVGRTVAPVPVIPVLVSSAASLQRFADTTVNQHWLPLIANGTAMLTSALIEAGNENSLAPTTTAADANGQWLLTGSKHCVPFAEQAQGILLSARTEQGLGVFLLERNPNTSTLQRQHVTAGEPQYQLQLDQAPATLIAQGQQAETMMQWMVEATTAAYAMMAVGVCDRMLRMTASYTSERQQFGVQIATFQAVGHRAADCFIDVECLRLVTQQAVSLINQDLKATEAVIVAKIWTGDVCHRVSQAAQHLHGGIGVDRDYPLWRYCLWARQIELSCGTSAALLDKLGQRIARQFLPPAA from the coding sequence ATGAATTTTTCTTACAGTGAAGAACAACTCGACGTCATCAAACTGGCGCAACAGATTCTCGGTGACCAGACCAGCAACGAGCAATTAAAACTTATCGATCAGCAAGCCGATCGTTTCGATAACAAACTTTGGTCTGATCTGGCAGAAGCAGGCCTGCTAGGCGTTGCTATCGACACGGCCTACGGCGGTATGGGCTTTGGATTTGAAACCCTGTGTTTACTGATAGAAGAAGTCGGTCGCACTGTCGCGCCAGTGCCAGTCATTCCCGTGCTGGTTTCCAGTGCCGCCAGCCTGCAACGTTTTGCTGATACAACCGTTAACCAACACTGGTTACCATTGATCGCTAACGGTACCGCTATGCTGACATCAGCCTTAATCGAAGCGGGTAATGAAAATAGTCTGGCCCCGACTACCACCGCAGCCGATGCCAATGGACAATGGTTGCTGACTGGCAGCAAACACTGCGTCCCTTTTGCTGAGCAAGCCCAAGGGATTTTACTGTCGGCACGCACCGAACAGGGCTTGGGTGTTTTTCTTTTAGAGCGTAATCCGAACACCTCGACACTGCAACGCCAGCACGTTACCGCCGGTGAACCGCAGTATCAACTGCAACTCGATCAAGCTCCGGCCACGCTTATCGCACAAGGCCAACAGGCTGAAACCATGATGCAGTGGATGGTGGAAGCGACTACCGCCGCTTACGCCATGATGGCGGTTGGCGTCTGTGATCGCATGCTGCGTATGACGGCTAGTTACACGTCGGAACGTCAACAGTTTGGTGTGCAAATCGCGACCTTTCAGGCCGTCGGCCACCGCGCTGCAGATTGTTTTATCGATGTAGAATGTTTGCGGCTGGTGACACAACAAGCAGTGTCATTAATCAATCAGGACCTCAAAGCAACCGAGGCAGTGATAGTGGCAAAAATCTGGACCGGCGATGTCTGCCATCGCGTCAGTCAGGCAGCGCAACATTTGCACGGTGGTATTGGTGTTGATCGTGATTACCCGCTGTGGCGATACTGCCTGTGGGCGCGACAAATTGAACTAAGCTGTGGCACCAGTGCGGCCTTGTTAGATAAATTGGGACAACGTATCGCCCGGCAATTTTTACCGCCTGCGGCTTGA
- a CDS encoding acyl-CoA dehydrogenase family protein translates to MGSPHSAEDGEPLISKPWVQRNLAIVKVRLEALRMICLKQAWAMCEGTLGMAEASAAKVYGTEFFVEAYRLLLEVMGQAGIIREDSTGAILQGKIEHRYRVGSILTFGGGCNEVQRDIIAAAGLWMPLAKR, encoded by the coding sequence GTGGGCAGCCCACACAGTGCAGAAGATGGTGAGCCGTTGATCAGCAAACCCTGGGTGCAACGCAACCTGGCCATCGTCAAAGTGCGACTGGAAGCACTGCGTATGATCTGCCTTAAACAAGCCTGGGCGATGTGTGAAGGCACGTTGGGAATGGCGGAGGCATCAGCCGCCAAAGTCTACGGTACTGAATTTTTTGTCGAAGCCTATCGCTTATTACTGGAGGTGATGGGACAAGCTGGCATTATTCGCGAAGACTCAACTGGCGCTATTTTGCAGGGCAAAATTGAGCACCGTTATCGCGTCGGTTCAATCCTGACCTTTGGTGGCGGTTGCAACGAAGTGCAGCGGGATATTATCGCCGCCGCTGGTTTATGGATGCCATTGGCAAAACGATAG
- a CDS encoding acyl-CoA dehydrogenase family protein, whose amino-acid sequence MNIDFTPEQYRLQQEVREYMKSIMTPAMRAEMKNPEYFEGGGPEFRKQFARMGADGWISLSWPKELGGREVTAMEQYIFTEEVMASGFPYPFLTTEAIGPVLAEYAETEVREEAVKGILNGEKVVAIGYSEPGAGTDLASLTTKAERDGDDWIINGQKMWTSLANFSDYVWLAARTDPDPSKKHKGLTMFLVPTTTPGFSATPVWTLGVRTNATYFQDLRLSDKWRVGEINKGWKLITGQLNRERLSLVNHGPVFNLFQEVAEWAAHTVQKMVSR is encoded by the coding sequence ATGAACATTGACTTTACCCCTGAGCAGTATCGTTTGCAGCAGGAAGTGCGTGAATACATGAAAAGTATTATGACACCTGCCATGCGCGCCGAAATGAAAAACCCGGAATATTTTGAAGGCGGCGGCCCAGAATTTAGAAAGCAGTTTGCCCGCATGGGAGCGGATGGATGGATTAGTTTGTCATGGCCAAAAGAATTAGGCGGTCGTGAAGTCACTGCAATGGAGCAATATATTTTTACCGAAGAAGTAATGGCATCAGGCTTCCCCTACCCTTTTCTTACCACCGAAGCGATTGGCCCGGTTCTCGCTGAATATGCTGAAACTGAAGTACGAGAGGAGGCAGTCAAAGGCATTCTCAATGGTGAAAAAGTCGTGGCGATTGGTTATTCCGAACCCGGTGCGGGTACCGATCTGGCCAGCCTGACCACCAAAGCTGAACGCGACGGTGACGACTGGATTATTAACGGGCAAAAAATGTGGACTAGCCTGGCGAATTTTTCTGACTACGTTTGGCTTGCCGCCCGCACTGACCCTGACCCCAGCAAAAAACACAAAGGCTTGACCATGTTTTTGGTGCCAACGACTACGCCCGGGTTTTCCGCCACCCCGGTGTGGACTTTGGGCGTACGCACCAATGCCACTTATTTTCAAGACTTGCGGCTGTCCGACAAGTGGCGTGTGGGTGAAATCAACAAAGGCTGGAAACTGATTACCGGACAACTTAATCGCGAGCGTTTGTCACTGGTCAATCATGGCCCAGTGTTTAATTTATTTCAGGAAGTGGCCGAGTGGGCAGCCCACACAGTGCAGAAGATGGTGAGCCGTTGA
- a CDS encoding coniferyl aldehyde dehydrogenase: MTAGLPLDEIKAPLLDLVTRQRAAFKKEGYVAYETRVDRINRCIALLVDNQTAICDAVNTDFGCRSRHVTLMTDIFTSVSTLKNARKNLKKWMKPEKRKAPIPMNLFGAKTVIKYQPKGVVGIMTPWNVPVNMIFSPLADILAAGNRVIIKPSEFTPATAEVMKTLFAKYFEETEIAFANGGPEVGAAFSSLPLDHIIFTGATSIGKLVMKAAAENLTPVTLELGGKSPVIVSDSMPIAEVAEKLITGKSMNGGQLCISPDYAFIPASRIEAFITTCKETIATQFPTLMHNPDYVALINERHFNRIKGYIDDAKEKGARIVELNPANEDWRDSSKNPHHKIPLHLIIEPTDDMLCMQDEIFGSILNVKSYRKLDDCIEYINDRPQPLALYYFGKNQDEQEHILDNTIAGGVSVNDIAMHFACDDAPFGGVGPSGMGNYHGFEGFKTFSHAKTVFKQGLVNLPKLAGTLPPFGEKMDKMMAQQIKK, encoded by the coding sequence ATGACTGCGGGATTACCACTCGACGAAATTAAAGCCCCCCTACTTGACTTAGTTACGCGTCAACGAGCAGCGTTTAAAAAAGAAGGCTATGTAGCCTATGAAACCCGTGTTGATCGTATCAATCGCTGTATTGCGCTCTTAGTCGATAATCAAACTGCCATTTGCGATGCCGTTAATACTGACTTTGGTTGCCGCTCACGCCACGTCACCCTAATGACTGATATTTTTACCTCGGTTAGCACTTTAAAAAATGCCCGTAAAAATCTAAAAAAATGGATGAAACCGGAAAAACGCAAAGCTCCTATCCCAATGAATTTATTCGGAGCCAAAACAGTCATAAAATATCAACCCAAAGGCGTTGTCGGTATCATGACGCCCTGGAATGTGCCGGTGAATATGATTTTCAGCCCATTGGCCGATATTTTAGCTGCGGGTAATCGCGTCATAATAAAACCGTCAGAATTCACCCCGGCCACAGCCGAAGTCATGAAGACACTGTTTGCTAAATATTTTGAAGAAACAGAAATTGCCTTTGCCAATGGCGGCCCCGAAGTTGGCGCTGCATTTAGTAGCCTACCCTTGGACCATATTATTTTTACCGGTGCGACCAGCATTGGTAAATTGGTGATGAAAGCCGCGGCTGAAAATTTAACCCCGGTGACACTGGAGCTGGGTGGCAAATCACCAGTGATTGTTTCCGACTCCATGCCTATTGCCGAAGTTGCTGAAAAATTAATTACCGGCAAAAGTATGAATGGTGGCCAACTGTGTATTTCTCCGGATTATGCTTTTATCCCCGCCAGCCGTATTGAAGCGTTTATCACTACCTGCAAGGAAACCATTGCCACTCAATTTCCTACATTGATGCATAACCCGGATTATGTAGCTCTGATTAACGAGCGTCACTTTAATCGCATCAAAGGCTATATAGATGACGCCAAAGAAAAAGGCGCGCGTATTGTCGAATTAAACCCCGCCAATGAAGACTGGCGCGATAGCAGCAAAAACCCACACCACAAAATTCCACTGCATTTAATTATTGAGCCTACCGATGACATGCTGTGCATGCAGGATGAAATTTTCGGCTCGATTCTGAATGTGAAAAGTTATCGCAAACTGGATGACTGTATTGAATATATAAACGACCGCCCCCAGCCCTTGGCCTTATACTACTTTGGAAAAAATCAGGATGAACAGGAACACATCCTGGATAACACCATCGCTGGTGGCGTATCGGTTAATGATATCGCCATGCACTTTGCCTGTGACGATGCACCTTTTGGCGGTGTTGGTCCAAGCGGCATGGGTAATTATCATGGCTTTGAAGGTTTCAAAACCTTTAGCCATGCCAAAACGGTATTTAAGCAAGGCCTTGTTAATCTGCCAAAACTAGCTGGCACGTTACCGCCCTTTGGTGAAAAGATGGATAAGATGATGGCGCAGCAAATCAAAAAGTAA
- a CDS encoding GMC oxidoreductase has product MAHPSIKANYLDTEHDRIKTLAAIRKTRAIFDAPTMDKYRDQEIQPGRQLQTDEQLLAYVREKGESVYHPVGTCKMGKDKKAVVDNQLRVRGVTGLRVADASIMPTILSGNTNAACVMIAEKCADMILADRKQQS; this is encoded by the coding sequence ATGGCTCATCCCTCTATTAAAGCGAATTATCTGGATACTGAGCACGACCGGATTAAAACACTCGCTGCTATTAGAAAAACACGCGCCATTTTTGATGCACCTACAATGGATAAGTACCGTGATCAGGAAATACAACCCGGACGGCAATTACAAACTGATGAACAATTACTCGCCTATGTCAGGGAAAAAGGAGAATCGGTTTATCACCCGGTTGGTACTTGCAAAATGGGCAAAGATAAAAAAGCTGTGGTTGATAATCAGCTGCGGGTGCGCGGTGTCACCGGCTTGAGAGTTGCAGACGCATCGATTATGCCTACCATTTTATCCGGTAATACCAATGCCGCCTGCGTAATGATCGCGGAAAAATGTGCCGATATGATTCTTGCTGATCGCAAGCAACAATCATAA
- a CDS encoding DUF4345 family protein codes for MMLARGFLLVIGVIFTLYGLYCLFNPMILNEYTGMGLGDGTALIEVRAMYGGLQCTMGLYLLFCCSQIARVPQGLLVSIFIFAGLAGARAYGLTVDSGDNGYNFAAIIFESVSGVLALLLLQLGQKQTA; via the coding sequence ATGATGCTAGCAAGAGGATTTTTACTGGTAATAGGCGTGATATTCACACTCTATGGATTGTACTGCCTGTTTAACCCAATGATCTTGAATGAATACACTGGCATGGGCCTTGGTGATGGCACTGCCTTGATTGAAGTGCGTGCGATGTATGGCGGCTTACAGTGTACGATGGGACTGTATTTACTGTTTTGCTGCTCACAGATCGCACGGGTACCCCAGGGCCTGCTAGTCTCGATATTTATATTCGCAGGCCTGGCTGGTGCACGCGCCTATGGCCTGACGGTTGATAGTGGTGATAACGGCTATAATTTTGCAGCGATTATTTTTGAATCCGTGAGTGGCGTACTGGCCTTGCTATTATTACAACTTGGTCAGAAACAAACTGCTTGA
- a CDS encoding DMT family transporter — protein sequence MTNRRAELLLLSVALIAAVGWILSKMVLSEMEAYTFMSIRFLLAAATLALFCGKDIRQLDRNQIFRCLATGTALGSGLLCWSLGLKLTDKVGEGAFIVSLGVVVVPLVGRIFFAEKISLLLLVSLIPAVAGLYFLALDNMQQGLGFGFDKAQYCFLGSILAFALHLNLSGHYVTSIAPLALSTLQLGMAGLMATVGALLVDPPLGQQHGGEIAQLTWVLLIASALVATSLRFSLQTQALQHLKPSHASMILLAEPVLTVLMSMWWLDEVLSGNQIVGCLLIFGGVVFYRLGPVLRRR from the coding sequence ATGACTAACCGCCGAGCTGAGCTTTTGCTGCTATCCGTTGCCCTAATCGCGGCTGTGGGGTGGATTCTTTCAAAAATGGTATTGTCGGAAATGGAAGCTTATACCTTTATGAGTATTCGCTTTTTACTAGCCGCAGCCACGCTGGCATTGTTTTGTGGCAAAGATATTCGGCAGTTGGATCGCAATCAGATATTTCGTTGTTTGGCCACAGGTACTGCCTTGGGCTCGGGATTGTTATGTTGGTCTTTGGGTTTAAAGCTCACTGATAAGGTGGGTGAGGGCGCGTTTATCGTTAGTCTGGGCGTTGTGGTCGTGCCTCTGGTTGGTAGAATATTTTTTGCCGAAAAAATTTCACTGTTACTCCTGGTCAGTTTGATTCCCGCCGTCGCCGGTTTGTATTTTTTGGCGCTGGATAACATGCAACAAGGTCTGGGTTTTGGGTTTGATAAAGCACAGTATTGTTTTTTGGGATCTATATTAGCTTTCGCTCTGCATTTAAATTTATCCGGTCATTATGTCACTAGTATTGCGCCATTGGCGTTATCAACCTTGCAGTTGGGTATGGCCGGCTTAATGGCAACAGTTGGTGCGCTGTTAGTTGATCCTCCACTGGGTCAACAGCATGGCGGAGAGATTGCTCAGCTGACGTGGGTTTTGTTAATCGCAAGTGCGTTGGTGGCAACCAGCTTACGTTTCTCTTTACAAACACAAGCGCTGCAACATCTAAAGCCCAGTCACGCCAGTATGATTTTATTAGCTGAGCCGGTATTAACAGTGCTGATGAGTATGTGGTGGTTGGATGAAGTGCTGAGCGGAAATCAGATAGTCGGTTGTTTGCTGATTTTTGGTGGGGTGGTTTTCTATCGGTTGGGGCCGGTGTTGAGGCGGCGGTGA
- a CDS encoding GGDEF domain-containing protein, with translation MYKEAVLSALRDPLTGSGNRLALENTLEREIALATRHKLPLSLLVVDIDKFKLINDDYGHAAGDYVLKDVASNLAQCSRETDSAYRAYRFGGEEFVLVLNNTSNQGAAIVAERIRQSIEKMTTTFEDNSIAVTVSVGLATLMDGDNMSSLFSRADKALYRAKGKGRNQVMNAQECIEQDAC, from the coding sequence ATGTATAAAGAAGCCGTACTAAGCGCTCTGCGTGATCCACTCACGGGTTCCGGTAATCGTCTGGCACTGGAAAATACATTAGAGCGTGAAATAGCCTTGGCTACTCGCCACAAACTCCCATTGTCTTTACTCGTTGTAGATATCGACAAGTTCAAACTGATCAATGACGACTATGGCCACGCCGCTGGTGATTATGTTTTAAAAGATGTCGCCAGCAATTTGGCACAATGCAGCCGTGAAACCGATTCCGCCTACCGCGCCTATCGTTTTGGTGGCGAAGAGTTTGTACTGGTGCTGAACAATACGTCCAACCAAGGTGCTGCAATCGTGGCAGAACGTATCCGCCAATCGATTGAAAAAATGACGACAACCTTTGAAGACAATTCCATCGCTGTCACGGTCAGTGTTGGCTTGGCAACATTGATGGACGGGGATAATATGTCCAGTTTGTTTTCAAGAGCGGATAAGGCGCTTTACCGTGCAAAAGGTAAAGGACGTAATCAGGTAATGAATGCTCAGGAGTGTATTGAGCAGGATGCTTGTTGA
- a CDS encoding BlaI/MecI/CopY family transcriptional regulator — MALPDLSKSEYEVLRVLWRQGDSSFRAVHEQLDNGWAYTTTKTVMDRMVKKGLLQREKSDGVFTYQAQISRPQGLAKMVRFFASNVLEVDTNSVVAMFTNNQEMSKAEVKELKDLVNTLNDE; from the coding sequence ATGGCGTTACCCGATCTCTCTAAATCTGAATATGAAGTCTTGCGTGTGCTCTGGCGGCAGGGGGATTCCAGTTTTCGGGCGGTGCATGAGCAGCTCGATAATGGCTGGGCTTATACCACCACCAAGACTGTGATGGATCGAATGGTTAAGAAGGGATTGCTGCAGCGGGAAAAGTCCGATGGCGTGTTCACTTATCAGGCTCAAATATCAAGGCCGCAAGGTCTCGCTAAAATGGTCCGTTTTTTTGCCAGTAATGTGTTGGAAGTCGATACCAATTCGGTGGTGGCCATGTTTACCAATAATCAGGAAATGAGTAAGGCGGAAGTCAAAGAGTTGAAAGATTTGGTTAACACGTTGAATGATGAGTAG
- a CDS encoding M56 family metallopeptidase: protein MFAPVTDLISFIALSVLLQQSLYAAILLLPALALAWLLRRSSPYILMAIWLVVMARMIVPPGYYSQLSLRSALEGWLFEQSIMDSLRTIDSFVPWFSTPLFQQFPYLTWNVFGLLCWLLPSVWMVRRLLKRRADYFKLANASLVDVGAGSDHVLALVAKWRHIFTIRRRVRLVISAQAQGPFTVGSWRPKVVLPVTLVEQLSEAELEAVIAHEMAHVSRFDDMWLSTEQWLSCIFFFHPAIWLCRSAMHRFREMICDRLVLASKEIPPRIYAQSLLAVIELCQQQSSRPSVSGMIGTYEECRQRIERMQHHRQAKVFVDGWLLFTIIAFSLLVILPMAPVDKFSEADKVAPITGVPAGLQDYTVSPITGGVLGSRFGPREFNKTFDIIGGSHHLHTGVDIYAAKGTPIVAMLDGEVIKAMPAYSDEMSMFRGGYVMIRHGGIQGESVISLYSRWLAYVSRRVMWLPLAAY from the coding sequence ATGTTTGCACCGGTCACCGACTTAATAAGTTTTATTGCGCTATCTGTGTTGTTACAGCAGTCATTGTATGCGGCTATCTTATTGTTGCCAGCTTTAGCGCTAGCCTGGTTGTTGCGTCGGTCTTCGCCTTATATCCTGATGGCTATTTGGTTGGTGGTGATGGCGCGGATGATTGTACCGCCCGGTTATTATTCCCAGCTTAGTTTGCGCTCGGCCCTGGAAGGCTGGCTCTTTGAGCAGTCCATAATGGACTCCCTGCGTACCATCGATAGTTTTGTGCCTTGGTTTAGTACGCCGTTATTTCAGCAATTCCCTTACCTCACCTGGAATGTATTTGGTTTACTCTGTTGGTTGCTGCCCAGTGTTTGGATGGTGCGGCGTTTATTGAAACGGCGCGCTGATTATTTTAAGTTAGCCAATGCCTCGCTGGTCGATGTTGGTGCTGGTAGTGATCATGTGTTGGCGCTGGTGGCCAAGTGGCGTCATATTTTTACGATTCGGCGTAGAGTCAGGTTGGTGATTTCGGCCCAGGCTCAGGGACCTTTTACGGTAGGCAGCTGGCGTCCGAAAGTCGTGTTGCCTGTTACTCTGGTCGAACAATTATCCGAAGCGGAACTTGAGGCGGTGATTGCACATGAAATGGCGCATGTTAGTCGCTTTGACGATATGTGGCTGAGTACCGAGCAGTGGTTAAGTTGTATCTTTTTTTTCCATCCCGCCATTTGGTTGTGTCGCAGTGCCATGCATCGGTTTAGGGAAATGATTTGTGATCGTTTGGTATTGGCGTCCAAAGAAATTCCACCCAGAATTTATGCGCAAAGTTTATTAGCGGTTATCGAGTTGTGTCAGCAGCAATCATCGCGTCCATCAGTCAGTGGCATGATTGGCACCTATGAAGAATGTCGTCAGCGTATTGAGCGTATGCAACATCACCGACAGGCAAAAGTATTTGTGGATGGTTGGTTGCTGTTTACTATTATTGCTTTTTCGCTTTTGGTTATTCTGCCGATGGCGCCAGTGGATAAATTTTCCGAGGCGGATAAAGTTGCCCCCATTACTGGCGTGCCAGCTGGCTTGCAGGATTACACGGTATCACCTATTACGGGTGGTGTTTTGGGTTCGCGCTTTGGACCCCGCGAGTTTAATAAAACCTTTGATATCATTGGCGGAAGCCATCATTTGCATACGGGTGTCGATATTTATGCTGCTAAAGGCACGCCGATTGTTGCTATGCTTGACGGCGAGGTAATAAAAGCAATGCCTGCTTATAGTGATGAGATGAGTATGTTTCGTGGGGGCTATGTGATGATTCGCCACGGCGGTATTCAAGGCGAAAGTGTTATTTCTTTGTATTCCCGTTGGCTGGCTTACGTGTCAAGGCGGGTGATGTGGTTGCCACTGGCAGCGTATTAG
- a CDS encoding YciK family oxidoreductase, whose translation MSSPHTYQAPAQLLVNKTILVTGAGDGIGRTAAITYAAHGATVVLVGKTIEKLEAVYDEIENAGYPQAAIYPIHLGGAVMKDYRDLADTLETEFGQLDGLLHNASILGDRKSIAQTNSDEWLEVMQININAEFMLTQALLPLMEKSADASIIFTSSSVGRRGRAYWGAYAVSKFATEGLMQTLADELGNTSNIRCNSLNPGATNTNMRRTAYPAEQPDNNPLPAEIMPLYLYLMGAASKNVNGQAFDAQPK comes from the coding sequence ATGTCTTCACCCCATACCTACCAAGCGCCAGCCCAACTGCTCGTCAATAAAACTATTTTAGTCACCGGCGCCGGTGATGGTATTGGCCGCACTGCCGCGATTACCTACGCCGCCCATGGCGCTACCGTCGTTTTGGTGGGTAAAACTATCGAAAAACTGGAAGCCGTCTACGACGAGATAGAAAATGCAGGCTATCCGCAAGCGGCTATTTACCCGATTCATTTAGGCGGCGCCGTAATGAAAGACTACCGCGATTTGGCGGATACGCTAGAGACTGAGTTTGGCCAACTCGACGGGCTACTACACAATGCCAGCATCCTCGGTGATCGTAAAAGTATTGCCCAGACCAACAGCGACGAATGGTTGGAAGTGATGCAGATAAACATCAATGCTGAATTTATGCTGACGCAGGCACTGCTACCGTTAATGGAAAAATCCGCAGATGCCTCTATTATTTTCACCTCGTCCAGTGTAGGTCGCCGTGGTCGCGCCTATTGGGGTGCCTACGCAGTATCAAAATTTGCTACTGAAGGCTTGATGCAAACCTTAGCCGATGAATTAGGGAATACCAGCAACATCCGCTGCAACTCACTTAACCCTGGCGCCACCAATACCAATATGCGCCGCACCGCCTACCCGGCCGAGCAGCCAGATAATAATCCGCTGCCCGCTGAAATTATGCCACTGTATTTATATCTAATGGGCGCAGCGAGTAAAAACGTGAATGGCCAGGCGTTTGATGCGCAACCTAAATGA
- a CDS encoding HAD-IA family hydrolase, which translates to MIPLEAVLFDLDGTLIDTAPDFAVAVNQLRQRHDQPPLAYADIRATVSHGARALVTLALKLKEGDHHFEARRQELLDLYEQHLAVDTCLFPGMKELLDHLEQQKLPWGIVTNKPRRYAEPILAALKLNERCASLVCPDDVSRTKPDPEPMLLACQQIQCAPTRTLYLGDHRRDIEAGKNAAMKTLAVNYGYIEAHDPADSWQADFYVDHANEIMAVLNRHFKY; encoded by the coding sequence ATGATTCCACTGGAAGCAGTTCTGTTCGATCTCGACGGCACTTTGATTGATACCGCACCGGATTTTGCGGTAGCAGTTAACCAACTCCGGCAGCGCCACGATCAACCACCCCTCGCTTATGCAGATATTCGTGCAACGGTTTCTCATGGCGCTCGCGCCCTAGTCACGCTGGCGTTAAAACTTAAAGAAGGTGATCACCATTTTGAAGCACGCAGGCAAGAGTTACTTGATCTGTATGAACAACATCTGGCTGTGGATACTTGTTTATTCCCTGGCATGAAAGAACTGTTAGATCATCTGGAACAACAAAAACTCCCCTGGGGTATTGTCACCAATAAACCACGCCGCTATGCCGAACCCATTTTAGCAGCACTGAAATTAAACGAGCGTTGTGCATCTCTGGTTTGCCCCGATGATGTCAGCCGCACTAAGCCCGACCCGGAGCCCATGCTACTAGCCTGCCAACAAATTCAATGTGCGCCTACCCGCACACTGTATTTAGGTGACCACCGCAGAGATATAGAAGCAGGCAAAAATGCCGCAATGAAAACGCTCGCGGTCAACTATGGCTACATCGAAGCACACGACCCTGCCGATAGTTGGCAGGCCGACTTTTATGTCGATCACGCCAATGAAATCATGGCGGTATTAAATCGCCATTTTAAGTATTAA
- a CDS encoding TRZ/ATZ family hydrolase — MTDSASNTLPATIDTLISAGWIIPIRPAQTVLKNHSIAIHNGEIVAILPTEQALQRFDAQYGIDLPQHVLCPGLINAHGHAAMSLFRGMADDTPLQQWLEQHIWPAEGQWVDEEFVRDGTQLAVAEMLRSGTTTFSDMYFFPNVVAKVASDAGMRAQITFPVFNFPTIWGQDPDDYIRKGLAVRDDFKHSDLVNVVFGPHAPYTVSDEALQKVAMLAAELDINIHIHVHETQKEVDDEVAQLGQRPLARLNALGVLSPKTQLVHMTALNADDIELVKQSGAHVIHCPQSNMKLASGFCPVQTLQAEGINVALGTDGAASNNSLDMFAELQTAALLAKVATGDASALGDWQALEAATLNGAKAMSLEHKLGSLEVGKQADIIAIDFSQLEQQPIYQPVSQLVYTACAQHVTHSWINGQQVMADRQLAHLDIREIKAKAQQWRDKITSPKH, encoded by the coding sequence ATGACTGATTCAGCAAGCAACACATTGCCAGCAACCATTGATACTTTAATCAGCGCCGGCTGGATAATTCCAATTCGACCAGCACAAACCGTACTCAAAAATCACTCTATTGCTATTCACAATGGAGAGATTGTCGCCATCTTGCCGACCGAGCAAGCGCTGCAACGATTTGATGCGCAATACGGTATTGATTTGCCCCAACATGTGCTTTGCCCCGGCCTAATCAATGCCCATGGTCACGCCGCCATGAGCCTATTTCGCGGCATGGCTGACGACACCCCTTTGCAACAATGGTTAGAACAACATATCTGGCCTGCTGAAGGTCAGTGGGTGGATGAGGAATTTGTTCGCGACGGCACCCAACTGGCGGTAGCGGAAATGTTACGCTCGGGTACCACCACATTTAGCGATATGTATTTCTTTCCCAATGTGGTCGCCAAAGTAGCCAGTGATGCCGGTATGCGCGCGCAAATCACCTTCCCGGTATTCAACTTCCCTACTATTTGGGGACAGGACCCGGACGATTACATTCGCAAAGGTCTGGCAGTAAGGGATGACTTTAAGCACAGCGATCTGGTCAACGTAGTCTTTGGCCCCCACGCCCCCTACACCGTAAGCGATGAAGCTTTACAAAAAGTAGCGATGCTGGCAGCGGAACTGGATATCAATATTCATATCCACGTCCATGAGACGCAAAAAGAAGTGGATGATGAAGTTGCACAACTGGGCCAACGACCACTGGCGCGACTCAATGCGTTGGGGGTGCTTAGCCCGAAAACGCAATTAGTCCATATGACCGCACTCAATGCCGACGATATCGAGCTGGTCAAACAAAGCGGCGCCCATGTTATCCACTGCCCGCAATCCAATATGAAACTGGCCAGCGGCTTTTGTCCCGTGCAAACCTTGCAAGCTGAAGGCATTAATGTCGCCCTTGGAACCGATGGCGCTGCCAGCAATAACAGCCTGGATATGTTTGCCGAGTTACAAACCGCAGCACTACTCGCCAAAGTCGCCACTGGTGATGCCTCCGCCCTGGGTGATTGGCAAGCATTGGAAGCAGCAACACTGAATGGCGCCAAGGCAATGTCACTGGAACACAAACTCGGCTCACTGGAAGTAGGTAAGCAAGCCGACATTATCGCCATCGACTTCAGCCAACTGGAGCAACAACCGATATATCAACCCGTATCACAATTGGTCTATACCGCCTGCGCGCAGCATGTCACCCATAGCTGGATTAATGGCCAGCAGGTGATGGCCGATCGCCAGTTGGCACATCTTGATATCCGGGAAATAAAAGCTAAAGCGCAACAATGGCGTGATAAAATCACTAGCCCCAAACACTGA